The Calliphora vicina chromosome 3, idCalVici1.1, whole genome shotgun sequence genome contains a region encoding:
- the LOC135953947 gene encoding ras guanine nucleotide exchange factor R — MAQQDVVNKIKQNVQEKFAELKSAVMMREKLLLRQLEVINTTRKQQLQSGNREKDSESSIEFLCDNEHELLAAIRNFGRYQLTNINLALQDVYLKNEDYIKPSDDHETLFKGLNQSGEEGEVGAEDYEGRESIVVDFSRHKSLMEHNAKLMNESIINITLKEAKELIKQAKLKREQPVPPLNLEELDDEVESSIADVVSSLEHGSLEHSELLSNNKYSQTQQQSTKQKRFKPKITINNCNGTINLRNIASLTINCTTEDNVQAQIPVRYPNQDEEEEEEEASSSTNKAKSKSTQKSKTLFESLVSSSSNTECTSPSSTTTSNTPNSLSNISSNNSSRSQSTKKPKSKKSHTKTEKPQNMENKPLKNPNNPESQDNVVESSSSSMANEVTCDFYNRLLNEIKKSINQQQRVRSKCTTSSANSHATQQNADSSTSFNDYLGEDAQGRRLVLKNFENLKIILEAHSSGDEESFHPVQIEQWLAEIISDTDLEPMQNTDILEHSKIYNEETQET, encoded by the exons ATGGCACAACAAGATGTTGTTAACAAg attaaacaaaatgtacaaGAAAAATTTGCTGAATTAAAATCGGCCGTAATGATGCGTGAAAAATTGTTGCTACGACAACTCGAAGTGATAAATACGACAAGAAAACAACAATTGCAGTCCGGAAATCGTGAGAAGGATTCTGAATCTAGCATAGAATTTCTATGCGATAACGAACACGAGCTGCTGGCAGCCATACGCAACTTTGGACGCTATCAGTTGACCAACATAAATTTGGCTCTGCAAGATGTTTACTTGAAAAACGAGGACTACATTAAACCCTCTGATGATCATGAGACCTTGTTCAAGGGTCTAAATCAAAGTGGAGAGGAGGGCGAAGTGGGTGCAGAGGACTACGAGGGCAGGGAAAGCATCGTGGTTGACTTTTCACGCCACAAAAGTCTTATGGAACACAATGCCAAGCTTATGAATGAGAGCATTATCAATATAACACTAAAAGAAGCCAAGGAACTGATAAAGCAGGCTAAGCTGAAAAGAGAACAACCAGTACCACCTCTAAATTTAGAAGAATTGGATGATGAAGTTGAATCTTCTATTGCCGATGTGGTTTCTAGTTTGGAACATGGATCTCTAGAGCACTCCGAGCTGCTATCGAATAATAAATATTCGCAAACCCAACAACaatcaacaaaacaaaaaagatttaaaccaaaaattaccATTAACAACTGCAACGGCACTATTAATTTAAGAAACATTGCATCTTTAACCATTAACTGCACTACCGAGGACAATGTGCAAGCCCAAATACCTGTGCGTTATCCAAATCAAGACGAAGAAGAAGAGGAGGAAGAGGCCTCATCCTCCACCAACAAAGCTAAATCCAAGTCAACACAAAAATCGAAAACCCTGTTTGAATCCTTGGTCTCGTCCAGTTCCAATACAGAGTGTACTTCACCATCATCCACCACAACTAGCAACACACCCAACAGTTTGTCAAATATTTCCAGTAACAATAGTTCGCGTTCACAATCTACCAAAAAGCCGAAATCTAAAAAATCTCACACCAAAACCGAAAAGCCCCAAAACATGGAGAATAAACCGCTTAAAAATCCCAATAACCCTGAGTCGCAAGACAATGTAGTAGAATCTTCCTCTTCGTCGATGGCTAATGAAGTTACATGTGATTTTTACAATcgtttattaaatgaaataaaaaagtcCATTAATCAACAGCAAAGAGTTCGCTCTAAATGCACTACAAGTTCTGCAAACTCACACGCCACCCAACAAAACGCCGATTCCTCAACCAGTTTCAATGATTATTTGGGAGAAGATGCACAGGGCAGACGtttggttttgaaaaatttcgaaaatctaAAAATCATTTTAGAAGCCCACAGCAGCGGTGATGAGGAATCATTTCATCCCGTACAGATTGAACAATGGCTGGCAGAGATTATATCGGACACCGATTTGGAACCCATGCAAAATACCGACATTTTAGAACATTCCAAAATATACAATGAAGAAACACAAGAAACTTAA